The genomic segment GATTCGACAAATAAGGGCTCTCGGGATTCAAGGATTGGTTTCAGGCAAGGGGGAGGGGTCCCGGAGCGGACCGATTCAGCCAGGGGTTCGAAAGGCATCCCCCAACCACTCTCAAAGGCCTGGAAAGGTTTCCCAGAGGGATCAGTAAGAATGATCCAGGCGGCATTGAACACTCCGGATTCGCACAGGTTTCGGAGGGCACCCCGGAGCAGATCTTCCCGGGTTTCGGCACGGACGATCCACTGATTGACCCGGCGCACGGTATCCAGCATGCGCCGGAAACGTTCTTTCTGCTCCTCTACTGATTTGAACCTCACGATCAGGGGCTGTTCCCCTACCAGGAGGTCCACCTCTCCTCTGCGAATGGCCTCCAGGGCCGCCTCGGCCTCCGCAAGCCTCCGCCTCAGTGATTCTATGGTGGAAGTGCCTTCATTCATGGCTGTTCTTCCGGTGGTTCCATTCCTAAGGCGGCAAGAAGCCCGTGTTCGTCATTCAGGGAACCGATTATGGTCACGGCTGGTTCCGGCTCGACAACGATCAATGTGGGTACGGCCAGGATGTTGTTTTTCAGTGCGGCCTGGTAATCTTTCAGCACGTCTATGATTTCAATCTTGTATCTCCCTTTGAGCCGGTTCTCACAAAACCGTTTCAGCACCGCCCGGGCCTTGCGGGAGTTGGGTTCATCTCCGGCCACGAAAAGGCGGAACCGAAAAAATGGTTCACCGGATCCCTTGCCTTGTTTTTTCCCTCCTTCCATTTGCCTGCACCCGGTCTAAAAATT from the Deltaproteobacteria bacterium genome contains:
- a CDS encoding circadian clock KaiB family protein — protein: MEGGKKQGKGSGEPFFRFRLFVAGDEPNSRKARAVLKRFCENRLKGRYKIEIIDVLKDYQAALKNNILAVPTLIVVEPEPAVTIIGSLNDEHGLLAALGMEPPEEQP